Proteins found in one Odontesthes bonariensis isolate fOdoBon6 chromosome 11, fOdoBon6.hap1, whole genome shotgun sequence genomic segment:
- the LOC142391618 gene encoding uncharacterized protein LOC142391618 isoform X5 codes for MADGRQPEEHWASNGQENDENNYSTYSSAYRENGYHGGAAAHPATTVDDSANLPPSPPPSPSAEQIGPVAQEGIVEVVSQPQDDDEEAPGELGSYQEEVAYKQPGDTLLEQTDYVTEPQSLGCLEAQTPEALNGGSHQVEHIPSQQAQPEGSDSTASCESAEKQEERDVTSIHEEQVAAERVKPEGEELASNEPSHPALKEQDSSDASSSKQAYEEREDLIEEATKSHPISESKAKELGEPSLTEDPSNLKAEENLGTLLTCDSGALMSECKEKTGPAEAISKEGQDGSIPKVDQRQEILKSSPETGMSSKVTSDILMEYDSGSETYFETSSKSQEKESPQSYYELGTTEDTKLSGENETVSQKPEEQQEEKVRTSPGKKALAQRSLSLNITVGSSAGQPVMADKSRTVAERLCPISGSFEESELSLLTPSVETRAPKLPPAVSITPTSTASPEDIAPRAEAPSDKHTSCLEQSVSLSEMLDLAGALPRLSLERRELDHMRRKSVPANVSALVGSSLAKLALADETSRMVAGERQLEELGYCVFSECSAPMPSPADVPSPGDSPHQRFPSMEGEVEENLGIVEVEDAQKQIQQDHKEIDSEISQKAILEKKDSPVKTSLILERAVTSGIKPDRLRIPMTTSKDRLTEFRLETGLPGDIKIQAIPEVDIEKDPSREASPIPPDNSFTFTPAETGCKAPPTPSTPKSPADAPSVTEVTKEKEKKDCSPEDTLESERVDAKPEFEKVMLQPEHKNPEDESDQPDMTSIGMSSATSQSLQDSKEDGDDKTIQCEHETPIRLEGIEKQESSDATEHRSTAKPADEEDSKIQLQEVTLAKSSAKPQMSSPIIVIPQAQVEEEDDIEIAEEPQEMMEGAEELSCPKADQAEGSQSREEQVRLTVGDQMLEDDPKSGAEEWSRSALNSDDGEPATDSSHLSPCSDHDLSQQTEEAGEDGDVDKEEKDSPAEKVEGMTEEGEEVKKGQTREEESEEVGSDCVVESREKEIVEEGDGRKEMDVEIDQEATSDKANDETTMDVSVLETDSAWMDSQDDDKSIMTEQIEALPQTQSSTNTPVVVDRPAKRGPGRGRSATDCKVSRKTPAHHPPREEMKKKKVGVRRAEQNRLSVLQSRSPSRKSGAKVAARHPRPALLHGSARRKATGERFSPGISAVDRERDCVEHHQPLSVAQQSRERPTERAYRSPEKRSSLPRPAKSLTRHIPAAEQEDNSTPSRPTSIRTDYRGDSRSGRNPSMAGTDSARSRSVRSGASTPGSSAVTPGTPPSYSCRTPGSRTPGSHTPKSFTVLQEKKVAVIRTPPKSPSSIQRQLKVLNQPLPDLKNVKSKIGSTANIKHQPKGGQVQIQTKKIDLSHITSKCNSMSNIRHRPGGGNIRIENVKLDFKDKAHAKVGSLDNTSHTPGGGNVMIESHKLNFRDTAKARVDHGAEIIITHTPGIETGGASPPLSSAGSINMTDSPQLCTLAQDVTAALAKQGL; via the exons atgGCAGACGGCAGGCAGCCAGAAGAGCACTGGGCCTCAAACGGCCAGGAGAACGACGAGAACAACTACTCCACCTACAGCTCTGCCTACAGGGAGAATGGATACCACGGTGGGGCAGCTGCACACCCTGCAACGACAG TGGATGACTCAGCCAATTTgcctccctcccctcccccctctccATCCGCTGAGCAGATTGGGCCCGTGGCACAAG AGGGTATAGTAGAGGTTGTCAGTCAACCGcaggatgatgatgaggaggcTCCGGGGGAGCTCGGCAGTTACCAGGAGGAAGTGGCATATAAGCAACCAGGAGACACGCTCTTAGAGCAGACAGATTATGTAACAGAGCCCCAGTCTTTGGGCTGCCTGGAAGCTCAGACTCCCGAGGCACTTAATGGAGGAAGTCATCAAGTTGAACACATCCCATCACAACAAG CCCAGCCGGAGGGGAGCGACAGCACGGCATCCTGTGAATCTGCAGAGAAACAAGAGGAGCGGGACGTGACGTCGATACACGAAGAACAGGTGGCTGCTGAGAGGGTGAAACCTGAAGGGGAAGAGCTTGCCTCGAATGAACCTTCCCATCCCGCTTTGAAAGAGCAAGATTCTTCAGATGCTTCCTCAAGTAAACAGGCTTACGAAGAGAGAGAAGATCTCATTGAAGAAGCTACTAAAAGCCACCCTATTTCGGAGTCTAAAGCAAAAGAACTCGGAGAACCTTCACTGACAGAGGACCCGTCAAATCTGAAGGCAGAAGAAAATTTGGGAACGTTATTAACGTGTGATTCAGGAGCCCTTATGAGTGAATGCAAGGAAAAAACGGGACCAGCTGAGGCAATAAGTAAGGAGGGCCAAGATGGTAGCATTCCGAAAGTCGACCAGAGGCAAGAAATCTTGAAGTCCAGTCCAGAGACGGGCATGTCATCGAAAGTCACATCGGATATACTAATGGAGTATGACTCAGGATCAGAAACTTACTTTGAGACATCCTCAAAAAGCCAAGAGAAGGAGTCACCACAAAGTTATTATGAGCTCGGCACAACAGAAGATACGAAGTTAAGTGGAGAAAATGAAACTGTTTCGCAAAAACCGGAAGAACAACAAGAGGAAAAAGTCAGGACGTCACCTGGTAAGAAGGCATTGGCGCAAAGAAGTCTCTCCCTAAACATAACCGTTGGGTCTTCAGCTGGACAGCCAGTAATGGCAGACAAGTCAAGGACCGTCGCGGAGAGGTTGTGTCCGATCAGTGGAAGCTTTGAGGAATCAGAGCTTTCTCTCTTAACTCCATCTGTGGAGACCCGAGCACCCAAGCTTCCACCAGCAGTCTCCATTACCCCAACATCAACCGCATCGCCTGAAGATATCGCGCCAAGGGCAGAAGCACCTTCCGATAAGCACACATCTTGTTTAGAACAATCAGTAAGCCTCTCTGAGATGTTGGACCTGGCTGGAGCCCTACCTCGCCTCTCACTAGAGAGGAGGGAGCTTGACCACATGAGACGGAAGTCAGTACCTGCCAATGTATCAGCACTGGTGGGGAGTTCTTTGGCCAAGCTTGCCTTGGCAGATGAAACCTCAAGGATGGTGGCAGGGGAACGTCAGCTGGAGGAACTCGGCTACTGTGTTTTCAGTGAGTGTTCAGCACCCATGCCTTCTCCTGCCGATGTGCCCAGTCCCGGGGACTCTCCACACCAGCGTTTCCCATCAATGGAGGGTGAAGTAGAGGAGAACCTTGGCATCGTGGAAGTTGAAGACGCTCAGAAACAAATACAGCAAGATCATAAAGAAATAGACTCAGAAATCTCTCAAAAAGCAATACTGGAAAAGAAAGATTCACCAGTAAAGACTTCCCTGATTCTTGAAAGGGCAGTGACAAGCGGAATAAAACCTGATCGCCTAAGAATCCCAATGACAACATCGAAAGACAGACTGACTGAATTTCGTCTGGAGACTGGCCTGCCTGGGGACATAAAGATCCAAGCAATCCCTGAGGTGGATATTGAAAAAGACCCCTCGAGAGAAGCTTCTCCTATCCCACCAGACAATTCCTTTACTTTTACTCCCGCAGAGACTGGATGCAAAGCACCCCCGACTCCCTCTACCCCCAAGTCCCCAGCTGATGCACCCTCAGTAACTGAAGTCActaaagagaaggaaaaaaaggattGCTCACCAGAGGACACATTAGAGTCCGAGAGGGTTGATGCCAAACCAGAGTTTGAGAAAGTTATGCTGCAGCCTGAGCACAAAAATCCAGAAGATGAAAGCGATCAGCCAGATATGACCAGCATAGGAATGTCCTCAGCAACATCTCAATCTTTACAGGACAGCAAAGAAGATGGAGATGACAAAACAATTCAATGTGAGCATGAAACACCTATAAGATTAGAAGGAATAGAAAAGCAAGAGTCCTCAGATGCCACTGAGCATCGAAGCACTGCAAAGCCCGCAGATGAGGAAGATTCTAAAATTCAGTTACAAGAAGTGACTCTGGCGAAAAGCTCAGCAAAGCCACAAATGTCCTCACCAATCATTGTTATACCTCAAGCACAAGTGGAGGAAGAGGACGATATTGAGATTGCTGAAGAACCACAAGAGATGATGGAGGGAGCCGAGGAGCTTTCGTGCCCCAAGGCAGACCAAGCAGAGGGCAGTCAAAGTAGAGAAGAGCAAGTGAGGCTGACGGTCGGGGATCAGATGCTGGAAGACGATCCAAAGTCTGGAGCCGAAGAATGGAGTCGCAGTGCCCTAAACAGTGACGACGGGGAGCCAGCGACCGACAGCTCTCACTTGTCCCCATGCTCTGACCATGACCTATCGCAGCAGACGGAGGAAGCAGGTGAAGACGGAGACGTGGATAAAGAAGAGAAGGACTCACCAGCAGAGAAGGTGGAAGGGATGACAGAAGAGGGTGAAGAGGTTAAAAAAGGCCAAACAAGGGAGGAGGAATCGGAGGAAGTTGGCTCTGATTGCGTCGTTGAGAGTAGGGAGAAGGAAATTGTGGAAGAAGGAGATGGGAGAAAGGAGATGGATGTTGAAATTGACCAGGAGGCGACCAGTGACAAAGCTAACGATGAAACCACCATGGATGTGTCCGTCCTCGAGACAGACAGTGCCTGGATGGATTCACAAG ATGATGACAAAAGTATCATGACTGAGCAAATCGAAGCTCTTCCTCAGACCCAGAGTTCTACCAACACACCTGTGGTGGTGGACAGACCCGCTAAGCGGGGTCCTGGCAGAGGAAGGAGTGCGACCGATTGTAAAGTGTCACGCAAAACGCCCGCCCACCATCCGCCAAGagaggagatgaagaagaaaaaag TAGGCGTGAGGAGGGCTGAGCAGAATAGGCTGTCAGTCCTCCAAAGTCGCTCTCCATCTCGAAAGAGTGGCGCAAAAGTGGCCGCCAGACATCCTAGGCCCGCTCTGCTTCACGGCTCTGCTAGACGCAAGGCCACAGGTGAACGCTTTTCACCAGGTATCAGCGCCGTGGATAGAGAGAGAGATT GCGTGGAACACCATCAGCCCCTGAGTGTGGCCCAGCAGTCCAGGGAGAGGCCCACT GAGAGGGCATACCGCAGTCCCGAGAAGAGGTCGTCCCTCCCTCGGCCGGCCAAGTCTTTGACTCGCCACATCCCTGCTGCCGAACAGGAGGACAACAGCACCCCCTCCAGGCCGACCT CGATTCGAACTGACTACAGAGGGGACAGCAGGTCTGGAAGAAACCCTAGTATGGCAG GCACAGACTCAGCCCGTTCCAGGTCAGTCCGTAGCGGCGCCTCCACCCCGGGCTCCTCTGCCGTCACACCCGGCACACCCCCAAGCTACTCTTGCCGCACCCCGGGCTCGCGCACTCCCGGCAGCCACACGCCCAAATCCTTCACCGTCCTCCAGGAGAAGAAGGTGGCGGTGATCCGAACCCCGCCCAAGTCGCCGTCCTCCATCCAGCGGCAGCTGAAGGTTCTCAATCAGCCCCTGCCTGACCTGAAGAATGTAAAGTCCAAGATCGGGTCCACCGCCAACATCAAACACCAGCCAAAAGGAGGACAG
- the LOC142391618 gene encoding uncharacterized protein LOC142391618 isoform X6 has translation MADGRQPEEHWASNGQENDENNYSTYSSAYRENGYHGGAAAHPATTVDDSANLPPSPPPSPSAEQIGPVAQEGIVEVVSQPQDDDEEAPGELGSYQEEVAYKQPGDTLLEQTDYVTEPQSLGCLEAQTPEALNGGSHQVEHIPSQQAQPEGSDSTASCESAEKQEERDVTSIHEEQVAAERVKPEGEELASNEPSHPALKEQDSSDASSSKQAYEEREDLIEEATKSHPISESKAKELGEPSLTEDPSNLKAEENLGTLLTCDSGALMSECKEKTGPAEAISKEGQDGSIPKVDQRQEILKSSPETGMSSKVTSDILMEYDSGSETYFETSSKSQEKESPQSYYELGTTEDTKLSGENETVSQKPEEQQEEKVRTSPGKKALAQRSLSLNITVGSSAGQPVMADKSRTVAERLCPISGSFEESELSLLTPSVETRAPKLPPAVSITPTSTASPEDIAPRAEAPSDKHTSCLEQSVSLSEMLDLAGALPRLSLERRELDHMRRKSVPANVSALVGSSLAKLALADETSRMVAGERQLEELGYCVFSECSAPMPSPADVPSPGDSPHQRFPSMEGEVEENLGIVEVEDAQKQIQQDHKEIDSEISQKAILEKKDSPVKTSLILERAVTSGIKPDRLRIPMTTSKDRLTEFRLETGLPGDIKIQAIPEVDIEKDPSREASPIPPDNSFTFTPAETGCKAPPTPSTPKSPADAPSVTEVTKEKEKKDCSPEDTLESERVDAKPEFEKVMLQPEHKNPEDESDQPDMTSIGMSSATSQSLQDSKEDGDDKTIQCEHETPIRLEGIEKQESSDATEHRSTAKPADEEDSKIQLQEVTLAKSSAKPQMSSPIIVIPQAQVEEEDDIEIAEEPQEMMEGAEELSCPKADQAEGSQSREEQVRLTVGDQMLEDDPKSGAEEWSRSALNSDDGEPATDSSHLSPCSDHDLSQQTEEAGEDGDVDKEEKDSPAEKVEGMTEEGEEVKKGQTREEESEEVGSDCVVESREKEIVEEGDGRKEMDVEIDQEATSDKANDETTMDVSVLETDSAWMDSQDDDKSIMTEQIEALPQTQSSTNTPVVVDRPAKRGPGRGRSATDCKVSRKTPAHHPPREEMKKKKVGVRRAEQNRLSVLQSRSPSRKSGAKVAARHPRPALLHGSARRKATGERFSPGISAVDRERDCVEHHQPLSVAQQSRERPTERAYRSPEKRSSLPRPAKSLTRHIPAAEQEDNSTPSRPTCTDSARSRSVRSGASTPGSSAVTPGTPPSYSCRTPGSRTPGSHTPKSFTVLQEKKVAVIRTPPKSPSSIQRQLKVLNQPLPDLKNVKSKIGSTANIKHQPKGGQVQIQTKKIDLSHITSKCNSMSNIRHRPGGGNIRIENVKLDFKDKAHAKVGSLDNTSHTPGGGNVMIESHKLNFRDTAKARVDHGAEIIITHTPGIETGGASPPLSSAGSINMTDSPQLCTLAQDVTAALAKQGL, from the exons atgGCAGACGGCAGGCAGCCAGAAGAGCACTGGGCCTCAAACGGCCAGGAGAACGACGAGAACAACTACTCCACCTACAGCTCTGCCTACAGGGAGAATGGATACCACGGTGGGGCAGCTGCACACCCTGCAACGACAG TGGATGACTCAGCCAATTTgcctccctcccctcccccctctccATCCGCTGAGCAGATTGGGCCCGTGGCACAAG AGGGTATAGTAGAGGTTGTCAGTCAACCGcaggatgatgatgaggaggcTCCGGGGGAGCTCGGCAGTTACCAGGAGGAAGTGGCATATAAGCAACCAGGAGACACGCTCTTAGAGCAGACAGATTATGTAACAGAGCCCCAGTCTTTGGGCTGCCTGGAAGCTCAGACTCCCGAGGCACTTAATGGAGGAAGTCATCAAGTTGAACACATCCCATCACAACAAG CCCAGCCGGAGGGGAGCGACAGCACGGCATCCTGTGAATCTGCAGAGAAACAAGAGGAGCGGGACGTGACGTCGATACACGAAGAACAGGTGGCTGCTGAGAGGGTGAAACCTGAAGGGGAAGAGCTTGCCTCGAATGAACCTTCCCATCCCGCTTTGAAAGAGCAAGATTCTTCAGATGCTTCCTCAAGTAAACAGGCTTACGAAGAGAGAGAAGATCTCATTGAAGAAGCTACTAAAAGCCACCCTATTTCGGAGTCTAAAGCAAAAGAACTCGGAGAACCTTCACTGACAGAGGACCCGTCAAATCTGAAGGCAGAAGAAAATTTGGGAACGTTATTAACGTGTGATTCAGGAGCCCTTATGAGTGAATGCAAGGAAAAAACGGGACCAGCTGAGGCAATAAGTAAGGAGGGCCAAGATGGTAGCATTCCGAAAGTCGACCAGAGGCAAGAAATCTTGAAGTCCAGTCCAGAGACGGGCATGTCATCGAAAGTCACATCGGATATACTAATGGAGTATGACTCAGGATCAGAAACTTACTTTGAGACATCCTCAAAAAGCCAAGAGAAGGAGTCACCACAAAGTTATTATGAGCTCGGCACAACAGAAGATACGAAGTTAAGTGGAGAAAATGAAACTGTTTCGCAAAAACCGGAAGAACAACAAGAGGAAAAAGTCAGGACGTCACCTGGTAAGAAGGCATTGGCGCAAAGAAGTCTCTCCCTAAACATAACCGTTGGGTCTTCAGCTGGACAGCCAGTAATGGCAGACAAGTCAAGGACCGTCGCGGAGAGGTTGTGTCCGATCAGTGGAAGCTTTGAGGAATCAGAGCTTTCTCTCTTAACTCCATCTGTGGAGACCCGAGCACCCAAGCTTCCACCAGCAGTCTCCATTACCCCAACATCAACCGCATCGCCTGAAGATATCGCGCCAAGGGCAGAAGCACCTTCCGATAAGCACACATCTTGTTTAGAACAATCAGTAAGCCTCTCTGAGATGTTGGACCTGGCTGGAGCCCTACCTCGCCTCTCACTAGAGAGGAGGGAGCTTGACCACATGAGACGGAAGTCAGTACCTGCCAATGTATCAGCACTGGTGGGGAGTTCTTTGGCCAAGCTTGCCTTGGCAGATGAAACCTCAAGGATGGTGGCAGGGGAACGTCAGCTGGAGGAACTCGGCTACTGTGTTTTCAGTGAGTGTTCAGCACCCATGCCTTCTCCTGCCGATGTGCCCAGTCCCGGGGACTCTCCACACCAGCGTTTCCCATCAATGGAGGGTGAAGTAGAGGAGAACCTTGGCATCGTGGAAGTTGAAGACGCTCAGAAACAAATACAGCAAGATCATAAAGAAATAGACTCAGAAATCTCTCAAAAAGCAATACTGGAAAAGAAAGATTCACCAGTAAAGACTTCCCTGATTCTTGAAAGGGCAGTGACAAGCGGAATAAAACCTGATCGCCTAAGAATCCCAATGACAACATCGAAAGACAGACTGACTGAATTTCGTCTGGAGACTGGCCTGCCTGGGGACATAAAGATCCAAGCAATCCCTGAGGTGGATATTGAAAAAGACCCCTCGAGAGAAGCTTCTCCTATCCCACCAGACAATTCCTTTACTTTTACTCCCGCAGAGACTGGATGCAAAGCACCCCCGACTCCCTCTACCCCCAAGTCCCCAGCTGATGCACCCTCAGTAACTGAAGTCActaaagagaaggaaaaaaaggattGCTCACCAGAGGACACATTAGAGTCCGAGAGGGTTGATGCCAAACCAGAGTTTGAGAAAGTTATGCTGCAGCCTGAGCACAAAAATCCAGAAGATGAAAGCGATCAGCCAGATATGACCAGCATAGGAATGTCCTCAGCAACATCTCAATCTTTACAGGACAGCAAAGAAGATGGAGATGACAAAACAATTCAATGTGAGCATGAAACACCTATAAGATTAGAAGGAATAGAAAAGCAAGAGTCCTCAGATGCCACTGAGCATCGAAGCACTGCAAAGCCCGCAGATGAGGAAGATTCTAAAATTCAGTTACAAGAAGTGACTCTGGCGAAAAGCTCAGCAAAGCCACAAATGTCCTCACCAATCATTGTTATACCTCAAGCACAAGTGGAGGAAGAGGACGATATTGAGATTGCTGAAGAACCACAAGAGATGATGGAGGGAGCCGAGGAGCTTTCGTGCCCCAAGGCAGACCAAGCAGAGGGCAGTCAAAGTAGAGAAGAGCAAGTGAGGCTGACGGTCGGGGATCAGATGCTGGAAGACGATCCAAAGTCTGGAGCCGAAGAATGGAGTCGCAGTGCCCTAAACAGTGACGACGGGGAGCCAGCGACCGACAGCTCTCACTTGTCCCCATGCTCTGACCATGACCTATCGCAGCAGACGGAGGAAGCAGGTGAAGACGGAGACGTGGATAAAGAAGAGAAGGACTCACCAGCAGAGAAGGTGGAAGGGATGACAGAAGAGGGTGAAGAGGTTAAAAAAGGCCAAACAAGGGAGGAGGAATCGGAGGAAGTTGGCTCTGATTGCGTCGTTGAGAGTAGGGAGAAGGAAATTGTGGAAGAAGGAGATGGGAGAAAGGAGATGGATGTTGAAATTGACCAGGAGGCGACCAGTGACAAAGCTAACGATGAAACCACCATGGATGTGTCCGTCCTCGAGACAGACAGTGCCTGGATGGATTCACAAG ATGATGACAAAAGTATCATGACTGAGCAAATCGAAGCTCTTCCTCAGACCCAGAGTTCTACCAACACACCTGTGGTGGTGGACAGACCCGCTAAGCGGGGTCCTGGCAGAGGAAGGAGTGCGACCGATTGTAAAGTGTCACGCAAAACGCCCGCCCACCATCCGCCAAGagaggagatgaagaagaaaaaag TAGGCGTGAGGAGGGCTGAGCAGAATAGGCTGTCAGTCCTCCAAAGTCGCTCTCCATCTCGAAAGAGTGGCGCAAAAGTGGCCGCCAGACATCCTAGGCCCGCTCTGCTTCACGGCTCTGCTAGACGCAAGGCCACAGGTGAACGCTTTTCACCAGGTATCAGCGCCGTGGATAGAGAGAGAGATT GCGTGGAACACCATCAGCCCCTGAGTGTGGCCCAGCAGTCCAGGGAGAGGCCCACT GAGAGGGCATACCGCAGTCCCGAGAAGAGGTCGTCCCTCCCTCGGCCGGCCAAGTCTTTGACTCGCCACATCCCTGCTGCCGAACAGGAGGACAACAGCACCCCCTCCAGGCCGACCT GCACAGACTCAGCCCGTTCCAGGTCAGTCCGTAGCGGCGCCTCCACCCCGGGCTCCTCTGCCGTCACACCCGGCACACCCCCAAGCTACTCTTGCCGCACCCCGGGCTCGCGCACTCCCGGCAGCCACACGCCCAAATCCTTCACCGTCCTCCAGGAGAAGAAGGTGGCGGTGATCCGAACCCCGCCCAAGTCGCCGTCCTCCATCCAGCGGCAGCTGAAGGTTCTCAATCAGCCCCTGCCTGACCTGAAGAATGTAAAGTCCAAGATCGGGTCCACCGCCAACATCAAACACCAGCCAAAAGGAGGACAG